The Thermoanaerobaculales bacterium genome has a segment encoding these proteins:
- a CDS encoding Txe/YoeB family addiction module toxin, whose protein sequence is MTAKRNSRRRKPKVDREWLGVFHPEFIDDLRFWVSTNRKVALRALNLVEAILRDPITGIGKPEPLKYLPPGAWSRRLTEEHRIVYLVGDGRVDFLQARYHY, encoded by the coding sequence TTGACCGCGAAACGAAATAGCCGCCGCCGGAAGCCAAAGGTCGATCGCGAGTGGCTGGGGGTCTTTCACCCCGAGTTCATCGATGACCTGCGCTTCTGGGTGTCGACCAACCGAAAGGTGGCCTTGCGGGCACTGAATCTCGTGGAGGCGATACTCCGTGACCCCATCACCGGGATCGGAAAGCCCGAGCCACTGAAGTACCTTCCACCCGGCGCGTGGTCACGCCGCCTCACCGAAGAGCACCGAATCGTCTACCTGGTTGGCGACGGGAGAGTCGACTTCTTGCAGGCTCGCTATCACTACTAG
- a CDS encoding alpha/beta hydrolase has product MRVRAALTAALVVTTVAGVVGIANRQRQASFPVPQAAPPGMSLEPCTHTIEGVRYRADCGSLVVPEHRDGPARRTVVLPVRRIRAASPRPREPVFFLAGGPGISNMGFEPPAWLLADHDVVLVGYRGVDGIPKLDCPEVERAITGTGGDLLSPESLDRMGAAVQACAQRLQAVGIDLAGYTIPAVVEDIEAARVELGYARVNLLSESYGTRVAQIYGLMHPGSVLRSAMIGVNPPGRFVWLPEKVDTQLEYYAELCRRDVQCRGRMPDLTATIRAVNRDMPRRWLMFDIDPGKVKVIAFVLLYHRSTAPIVFDAYLAAAGGDPSGLALMSLAYDVLVPGAMTWGEFFALGASADYEPGRDYRADLARPDATLGAPMSLLIWGSASGRWPPVLMAEEYRRVKASAVETLLVSGSVDFATPAEYAAEELLPFLPRGRHLVIAEQGHSDDFWSFQRAAAERLLTSFYASGVADDSLYTNLPMDFEPPLRLPLLAKLTLALAALLTALLGTAVWLIARRIRRRRAANGTDRRTSSTRAA; this is encoded by the coding sequence ATGCGCGTGAGGGCTGCTCTCACTGCCGCGCTGGTGGTGACGACCGTTGCCGGAGTCGTCGGGATCGCGAACCGCCAGCGGCAGGCGTCGTTTCCCGTGCCGCAGGCCGCACCGCCTGGCATGTCCCTGGAGCCGTGCACTCACACCATCGAAGGGGTCCGCTATCGTGCAGACTGCGGCTCCCTCGTCGTTCCCGAGCACCGAGATGGACCAGCCCGGCGCACGGTTGTCCTCCCGGTGAGGCGGATCCGCGCTGCGAGCCCCCGTCCTCGCGAGCCGGTGTTCTTCTTGGCGGGCGGCCCGGGCATCAGCAACATGGGCTTCGAGCCCCCAGCCTGGCTGCTGGCAGACCACGATGTGGTGTTGGTCGGCTACCGCGGCGTTGACGGGATCCCCAAGCTGGATTGTCCCGAGGTGGAGAGGGCGATCACCGGCACCGGTGGTGACCTGCTCAGCCCAGAGTCGCTGGACAGGATGGGAGCGGCCGTACAGGCCTGCGCGCAGCGACTCCAGGCCGTGGGGATCGACCTTGCGGGCTACACCATTCCGGCCGTGGTGGAGGACATCGAGGCCGCCCGAGTCGAGCTCGGCTACGCTCGCGTCAACCTGCTCAGCGAGAGCTACGGAACCCGCGTGGCACAGATCTACGGACTGATGCACCCGGGAAGCGTGCTCCGATCGGCGATGATCGGCGTCAACCCTCCGGGCCGTTTCGTCTGGCTCCCGGAGAAGGTGGACACGCAGTTGGAGTACTACGCCGAGCTCTGCCGCCGGGATGTCCAATGCCGCGGCCGCATGCCCGACCTAACCGCCACCATTCGCGCGGTCAACCGCGACATGCCAAGGCGTTGGCTCATGTTCGACATCGATCCCGGCAAGGTCAAGGTGATCGCTTTCGTACTGCTCTACCACCGCAGCACCGCGCCAATCGTCTTCGACGCATACCTCGCCGCCGCAGGCGGGGACCCCAGCGGCTTGGCGTTGATGTCCCTGGCCTACGACGTTCTCGTGCCGGGCGCGATGACCTGGGGGGAGTTCTTCGCTCTTGGCGCCAGCGCCGACTACGAGCCCGGCCGCGATTACCGGGCCGACCTGGCCCGTCCCGACGCGACGCTCGGCGCGCCGATGTCCCTCCTGATCTGGGGCTCGGCATCCGGTCGCTGGCCGCCCGTTCTGATGGCCGAGGAGTACCGTCGGGTGAAGGCGTCTGCGGTCGAGACACTGCTGGTCAGCGGCAGCGTCGACTTCGCCACTCCAGCAGAGTACGCCGCGGAGGAGCTGCTCCCGTTCTTGCCCAGGGGCCGGCATCTCGTGATCGCCGAGCAGGGTCATAGCGACGATTTTTGGAGCTTTCAGCGCGCTGCGGCGGAGCGCCTGCTGACCAGCTTCTACGCCAGCGGCGTCGCGGACGACTCCCTCTATACCAACCTGCCGATGGACTTCGAGCCTCCACTTCGCTTGCCGTTGCTGGCGAAGCTCACGCTCGCTCTCGCGGCGCTCCTGACCGCGCTGCTGGGCACGGCCGTGTGGCTCATTGCCCGCCGCATTCGGCGGCGTCGCGCCGCCAACGGAACGGATCGGCGAACCAGCAGCACTCGAGCCGCTTGA
- a CDS encoding HypC/HybG/HupF family hydrogenase formation chaperone, translated as MCLAIPMRLIERGENEGVVELDGVRRTVSLMLLPDAAVGQHLLIHAGYAIGAVDEVEAETTLALLRELADAMVDP; from the coding sequence ATGTGTCTTGCCATTCCGATGCGCCTGATCGAGCGCGGCGAGAACGAGGGCGTGGTCGAGCTCGACGGCGTCCGGCGCACGGTGTCGCTGATGCTGCTGCCCGACGCGGCGGTCGGCCAGCACCTGCTGATCCACGCCGGCTACGCCATCGGCGCCGTCGACGAGGTCGAGGCCGAGACCACGCTGGCGCTGCTGCGGGAGCTCGCGGACGCGATGGTCGACCCGTGA
- a CDS encoding LytTR family DNA-binding domain-containing protein, translated as MTIRAMIVDDEPPAREGIRLRLQSEPDIEVVGEYGTAGEALAALEALEPDLLFLDVQMTGMTGIQMLRKLGPDRGPAVILVTAFEEYALDAFEVNVVDYILKPIDTRRFRIALDRARAHLERVRAVKLSGQIRRLIETGEPSVLASAADAGSTTPARRGYISRFLVSDGAGERPLNVSDVEWIEAAGDYVRLHVGSRYYLVRVSMAHLEEALDPGAFGRIHRAAIVRLDRVREVVPTHHGDAEVHLANGTVLKLSRSYRDAFRQALGDLAP; from the coding sequence ATGACGATCCGAGCCATGATCGTCGACGACGAGCCCCCGGCGCGTGAGGGCATCCGACTGCGGCTGCAGTCAGAGCCGGACATCGAGGTGGTCGGTGAGTACGGCACCGCCGGCGAGGCGCTGGCGGCCCTGGAAGCGCTCGAGCCGGACCTTCTCTTCCTCGACGTGCAGATGACCGGCATGACCGGGATCCAGATGCTGCGCAAGCTGGGGCCGGATCGGGGGCCCGCCGTGATTCTCGTGACTGCGTTCGAGGAGTACGCGCTGGATGCGTTCGAGGTCAATGTCGTTGACTACATCCTCAAACCGATCGATACCCGGCGGTTCCGGATTGCCCTCGATCGGGCGCGCGCGCACCTCGAGCGAGTGCGGGCCGTCAAGCTCAGCGGTCAGATCAGAAGACTCATCGAGACCGGCGAGCCCTCGGTGCTGGCGTCCGCGGCCGACGCTGGGAGCACCACTCCCGCCCGGCGCGGGTACATCAGCCGCTTCCTGGTGTCGGACGGAGCTGGTGAACGGCCTCTCAATGTCTCCGATGTCGAGTGGATCGAGGCTGCTGGCGATTACGTCAGGCTGCACGTCGGGTCGAGGTACTACCTGGTGCGTGTCAGCATGGCCCACCTCGAAGAGGCACTCGACCCCGGCGCCTTCGGCCGAATCCACCGCGCCGCGATCGTCCGTCTCGACCGCGTGCGCGAAGTCGTACCGACCCACCACGGCGACGCCGAGGTCCATCTCGCAAACGGAACTGTCCTGAAGCTGAGCCGCAGCTACCGGGACGCGTTCCGTCAGGCTCTCGGCGACCTCGCTCCCTGA
- the hypD gene encoding hydrogenase formation protein HypD, whose amino-acid sequence MTGDHLLQDRAAVAVLVHRIADAAARLGRPATLMEVCGTHTHAVAAAGLRRMLPEGIRLVSGPGCPVCVTPVGYLDRALALAARPGTVLCTFGDLMRVPSSTVSLEQARAAGRDIRIVYSPRDALAIAQETGLQLVFLAVGFETTTPTIAAALAEAEATATPNFQILPGNKLIPPAIAALVSDPDLEVHGFLLPGHVSVLTGWRAFEFLADEHGVPGAVVGFAPTDILRGVLELVEQNGGGRSEIVNLYSTVVSPSGNRTAAALVERFFAPADDSWRGFGVIPRSGLALRPEWAHRDASRIPVELPPPQEPAGCRCGEVLRGVIDPPACPLFDEGCTPSTPVGACMVSSEGTCSAWFRNDRWGAT is encoded by the coding sequence GTGACGGGCGACCATCTCCTTCAGGACCGGGCCGCGGTGGCCGTGCTGGTGCACAGGATCGCCGACGCCGCCGCCCGCCTCGGCCGGCCCGCAACCTTGATGGAGGTCTGCGGCACCCACACCCATGCGGTGGCAGCCGCCGGGCTGCGGCGGATGCTGCCCGAGGGGATCCGCCTCGTCTCCGGGCCCGGCTGCCCGGTCTGCGTGACCCCGGTCGGCTACCTCGACCGCGCGCTCGCCCTGGCGGCGCGGCCCGGCACCGTGCTCTGCACCTTCGGCGACCTGATGCGCGTGCCCTCGAGCACCGTCTCCCTCGAGCAGGCGCGCGCCGCGGGCCGCGACATCCGGATCGTCTACTCGCCCCGCGACGCGCTGGCAATCGCGCAGGAGACAGGGCTGCAGTTGGTGTTCCTCGCGGTCGGCTTCGAGACCACGACGCCGACCATCGCGGCGGCCCTCGCCGAGGCCGAGGCGACGGCGACCCCCAACTTCCAGATCCTGCCCGGCAACAAGCTCATCCCGCCGGCCATCGCCGCCCTCGTCAGCGATCCCGACCTCGAGGTCCACGGCTTCCTGCTGCCCGGCCACGTCTCCGTGCTGACCGGCTGGCGGGCCTTCGAGTTCCTGGCCGACGAGCACGGCGTGCCCGGCGCGGTGGTCGGCTTCGCGCCCACCGACATTCTGCGCGGCGTGCTCGAGCTCGTCGAGCAGAACGGCGGCGGCCGCTCGGAGATCGTCAACCTCTACTCGACCGTGGTCTCGCCGAGCGGCAACCGGACCGCCGCCGCGCTCGTCGAGCGCTTCTTCGCTCCGGCCGACGACAGCTGGCGCGGCTTCGGCGTCATCCCCCGCTCCGGGCTCGCGCTGCGCCCTGAGTGGGCGCACCGCGACGCCTCCCGGATCCCGGTCGAGCTGCCGCCGCCGCAGGAGCCGGCCGGCTGCCGCTGCGGCGAGGTGCTGCGCGGGGTCATCGACCCGCCCGCCTGCCCGCTGTTCGACGAGGGCTGCACGCCCTCAACCCCGGTCGGCGCCTGCATGGTCTCGAGCGAGGGCACCTGCTCGGCCTGGTTCCGGAACGACCGCTGGGGCGCGACATGA
- the hypE gene encoding hydrogenase expression/formation protein HypE, with amino-acid sequence MSGSSRAPATLLLAHGSGGRLTHELVREAFLPVLGNRFLATLTDAAVLPELPPGRPALTTDAFVVDPAVFPGGDLGYLSVVGTVNDLAMVGARPLWLTWALVLEEGAPGELISTCATGAARAAAEAGIAIVAGDTKVVPRGKGDGIYATTAGLGVVPPGRDVGDHRISPGDAVLVTGPIGDHGATIMACRHGLGSDGLRSDCASESALVEALFASGADVHSLHDPTRGGVLAICHETAERSGLRIHLDELAIPVRPEVCAVCEVLGLEVLSLACEGRVVAWVAKRDAGAALAAMRAHPGGEGAAIIGRVDERRAGEVGLVLETAAGGRRPLDLLSGSDLPRIC; translated from the coding sequence ATGAGCGGCAGCTCGCGCGCGCCGGCGACCCTGCTGCTGGCCCACGGCTCCGGCGGCCGCCTCACCCACGAGCTGGTCCGCGAGGCCTTCCTGCCGGTGCTCGGCAACCGATTTCTCGCCACCCTGACCGACGCCGCCGTGCTGCCCGAGCTGCCGCCCGGCCGGCCGGCGCTCACCACCGACGCCTTCGTCGTCGACCCGGCGGTGTTCCCGGGCGGCGACCTCGGCTACCTGAGCGTGGTCGGCACGGTCAACGACCTCGCCATGGTCGGCGCGCGGCCCCTCTGGCTGACCTGGGCGCTGGTGCTCGAGGAGGGCGCGCCGGGCGAGCTCATCTCGACCTGCGCCACCGGCGCGGCCCGGGCCGCGGCCGAGGCCGGCATCGCGATCGTCGCCGGCGACACCAAGGTGGTGCCGCGCGGCAAGGGCGACGGCATCTACGCGACCACCGCCGGGCTCGGCGTGGTGCCGCCGGGCCGCGACGTCGGCGACCACCGGATCTCACCCGGCGACGCGGTGCTCGTCACCGGGCCGATCGGTGACCACGGCGCGACCATCATGGCCTGCCGCCACGGCCTCGGCAGCGACGGCCTGCGGTCGGACTGCGCGAGCGAGTCCGCGCTGGTCGAGGCCCTGTTCGCCTCGGGCGCCGACGTCCACTCGCTCCACGACCCGACCCGCGGCGGCGTGCTCGCCATCTGCCACGAGACCGCCGAGCGCAGCGGCCTGCGGATTCACCTCGACGAGCTCGCGATCCCGGTCCGGCCCGAGGTCTGTGCGGTCTGCGAGGTCCTCGGCCTCGAGGTGCTGAGCCTGGCCTGCGAGGGCCGGGTCGTGGCCTGGGTCGCGAAACGGGACGCTGGCGCAGCCCTGGCGGCGATGCGCGCTCATCCCGGCGGCGAGGGTGCGGCGATCATCGGCCGCGTAGACGAGCGACGGGCGGGCGAGGTCGGGCTCGTGCTCGAGACCGCGGCCGGCGGCCGGCGCCCGCTCGACCTGCTCTCCGGCTCAGATCTGCCCAGGATCTGTTGA
- a CDS encoding histidine kinase: MAIEDAINSDARSTPPVHSGDVAGAPGEWRQNRWSSPFMKAVFLFALWTLPGILYTAQIYEIGVRETPPATLLAAAVHALPTWWIWVPATPLVIWLARRLPIRRGRALWTVLFHLLSSFAVAMLLLVVVAYWYAITGPFDDRIRTTAEWIWTLRNSTHFHLFILSYWLILSAAHIVESEQRLRRQQLNTARIDALAAQSRTQMLANQLKPHFLFNALNGLSTLILRGDNASAQLMLESLASFLRESLRIGESRLVPLRDEFELTSRYLSVEKVRLGDKLQLRTEIDPDTENALVPTLLLQPLVENAIRHGIGSTESGGEVVIRSDRIGTTIRLQVENDGTGLAAGWQKRAEESVGLANTRRRLALMTDGRYEMRLDELEGGRVRVELVIPFQRVQSSTEARGGHDEP; encoded by the coding sequence ATGGCAATCGAGGACGCGATCAACAGCGATGCACGGTCGACACCTCCCGTGCACTCCGGTGACGTCGCCGGAGCGCCCGGGGAGTGGCGCCAGAACCGCTGGTCGTCACCCTTCATGAAGGCGGTGTTCCTGTTCGCGCTCTGGACCCTCCCGGGGATCCTCTACACGGCGCAGATCTACGAGATCGGGGTCAGGGAGACTCCCCCGGCCACGTTGCTCGCGGCAGCGGTGCACGCCCTGCCGACGTGGTGGATCTGGGTCCCGGCGACCCCCCTGGTCATCTGGCTGGCGCGCAGGCTGCCGATCCGGCGGGGCCGCGCCCTCTGGACTGTCCTCTTCCACCTCCTCTCGAGCTTCGCGGTGGCCATGCTGCTGCTCGTGGTCGTCGCCTACTGGTACGCAATCACAGGACCGTTCGATGATCGCATCCGCACGACCGCGGAGTGGATCTGGACGCTGCGCAACAGCACCCACTTCCACCTGTTCATCCTCAGCTACTGGCTGATCCTCAGCGCAGCGCACATCGTAGAGTCCGAACAACGCCTCCGGCGGCAGCAGCTGAACACCGCCAGGATCGATGCGCTCGCGGCCCAGTCACGCACCCAGATGCTGGCGAACCAGCTCAAGCCCCATTTCCTGTTCAACGCCCTCAACGGGCTGTCGACGTTGATCCTCCGCGGCGACAACGCCAGCGCACAGCTCATGCTCGAGTCCCTTGCGAGCTTCCTCCGGGAGTCTCTCAGAATCGGTGAGTCCCGGCTCGTGCCGCTCCGAGATGAGTTCGAGCTCACTTCCAGGTACCTCAGCGTCGAGAAGGTGCGGCTTGGCGACAAGCTCCAGCTCCGGACCGAGATCGACCCGGACACGGAGAATGCACTCGTCCCGACGCTGCTCCTGCAGCCGCTGGTGGAGAACGCGATCCGCCACGGCATCGGCTCCACCGAGAGCGGCGGCGAGGTCGTCATTCGCTCCGACCGGATCGGTACCACCATCCGGCTCCAGGTGGAGAACGACGGCACCGGCCTCGCGGCCGGCTGGCAGAAGCGTGCCGAGGAGAGTGTGGGCCTGGCCAACACCAGACGACGTCTCGCGCTCATGACCGACGGCCGATACGAGATGCGGCTCGACGAGCTGGAGGGCGGGCGGGTTCGAGTCGAGCTCGTGATTCCGTTCCAGCGGGTGCAGAGCTCGACCGAGGCCCGCGGAGGGCACGACGAGCCATGA
- a CDS encoding thioredoxin family protein, giving the protein MRAIVSAALSLLLVVAGCADAPPAGQSRETASADIAWFEGEVEEAFTTAGNSGKPVFLYWGADWCPPCHNLKQNVFTRPEFLDAITNFVPVYLDGDTDRAQLWAERYSIDGYPTVILFSPSGVELFRMPTDVTPERYGALLQSAIREFRPVQAILTEVAAGEPGEASPTDLELLAYHSWNQDQHVELSDSEALDLFWRIYSGRPDLAPRLRARFMVLTLEKAMPSVWSGERDRGNEGLPTLGEQQKASLRSGLVGLLASPELWPDNKIFLTLEARRTIETLEPAPSAGRAELVARWLAVAQELQRNPQYSATEQLMSFVPEFELHALQAGDGDVSVPPALQNKVRARVAPVVAGASDPGEFQSTLNMLVWLHTMAGLDEEAAALLDRYMDQTAAPYYFLSILGDLSADKPEAALEWYRLALERSPRGSSRVKTGSGYILKLIELAPEDADAIERATREVITEMAERSDAFAGRNQSYLAELSDALVAWASSTGNAAVIDRLRSEIRQKCDRLRGQIDQVQYERCMTFLSS; this is encoded by the coding sequence ATGAGAGCCATCGTCTCGGCCGCCCTCAGTCTCCTTCTCGTGGTCGCCGGCTGTGCAGACGCGCCCCCCGCAGGCCAGTCCCGGGAGACGGCCTCGGCAGACATCGCGTGGTTCGAGGGCGAGGTGGAGGAGGCCTTCACCACCGCCGGGAACTCGGGCAAGCCCGTCTTCCTGTACTGGGGGGCCGACTGGTGTCCGCCGTGTCACAACCTCAAGCAGAACGTCTTCACCCGGCCAGAGTTCCTCGACGCCATCACGAACTTCGTGCCGGTCTACCTCGACGGCGATACCGATCGCGCCCAGCTGTGGGCCGAAAGGTACAGCATTGACGGCTATCCCACGGTCATCCTCTTCAGCCCTTCAGGGGTCGAGCTCTTCCGGATGCCCACCGACGTGACCCCCGAGCGGTACGGCGCACTCCTCCAATCTGCCATCAGGGAGTTCCGTCCGGTTCAAGCGATCCTCACCGAGGTGGCGGCGGGCGAGCCCGGGGAAGCGAGCCCGACCGATCTCGAGCTGCTGGCGTACCACTCATGGAACCAGGATCAGCATGTCGAGCTCTCGGATAGTGAGGCCCTCGACCTGTTCTGGCGGATCTACTCCGGGCGTCCGGATCTCGCGCCCCGGCTTCGCGCCCGTTTCATGGTCCTGACCCTCGAGAAGGCGATGCCGTCGGTCTGGTCCGGGGAACGTGACCGCGGCAATGAGGGGCTGCCCACCCTCGGTGAGCAGCAGAAGGCCTCTCTGAGGTCGGGCCTCGTGGGGCTGCTCGCAAGCCCGGAGCTCTGGCCCGACAACAAGATCTTCCTGACCCTGGAGGCGCGGCGGACGATCGAGACCCTCGAGCCCGCGCCGTCTGCGGGACGCGCCGAGCTTGTGGCGAGATGGCTGGCCGTGGCGCAGGAGCTCCAGCGCAACCCGCAGTACTCGGCCACCGAGCAGCTGATGTCGTTCGTGCCCGAGTTCGAGCTCCACGCGCTTCAGGCGGGAGACGGCGATGTTTCCGTTCCCCCGGCTCTCCAGAACAAGGTTCGGGCGCGGGTCGCTCCGGTCGTCGCCGGCGCCTCCGATCCGGGGGAGTTCCAGTCCACTCTCAACATGCTGGTCTGGCTTCACACCATGGCCGGGCTCGACGAGGAGGCGGCAGCACTGCTCGACCGCTACATGGACCAGACGGCAGCGCCGTACTACTTCCTGTCGATCCTCGGCGACCTGAGCGCCGACAAGCCCGAGGCCGCCCTCGAGTGGTACCGCTTGGCCCTTGAGCGGTCCCCGCGCGGCTCGTCGCGGGTGAAGACCGGGTCGGGCTACATTCTGAAGCTGATCGAGCTGGCCCCTGAGGATGCGGACGCCATCGAGCGAGCGACCCGTGAAGTGATCACTGAAATGGCCGAAAGGAGCGACGCGTTTGCGGGCCGGAACCAGTCGTACCTGGCGGAGCTCAGTGACGCCCTCGTCGCCTGGGCTTCGTCCACCGGCAATGCGGCGGTGATCGACCGGCTCAGGAGCGAGATCCGTCAGAAGTGCGACCGGCTGCGAGGCCAGATCGACCAGGTCCAGTACGAGAGGTGCATGACATTCCTCTCGAGCTGA
- a CDS encoding TonB-dependent receptor: MRRSPRVVRAAILSVVMGLLLLAAAGDVRAQGDITGAVAVVITDEQGAPVPGVSVTLHSGAITLNGTTDETGRYRFALVPADVYELRANLPGFAPTGLDNINVGFGTTYTADLVLRDEKFAGEVTVTAAPPQIDTAIPTTKDSLSAEFIQEIPLRDRNFEEIVNLMPGVADGMVQGSRNTATGFRIDGASNVDPYNSGVAITFSQSAIDRFELVPNGFEARYGEFSGGVVNVTTRSGSNDFTGHLGYFYRDDSFVSEPPGDYPGQIHDKAPDTRHFLEAAVGGKITQDTLQYFATVEYRRWEVGGIYSESTVDTDRYLGSFKLNWLPSEDDRWTFFTALNLDDTKNIVLSTQFEAPEFQADRTDDRTMFSVQQSHVFSDSLFLESQLTYLGFDQEQVRAYPEAHVTLYRFTPAGTFTSGRYTSDSLRDVNRFRLQETLTWYVGEHNPSFGFDVGHLSSAFDQTIGPTRFDFRETGWDAAYHYFFDDVQYEESGLEGAAYAQDSWRVSDRFVVDFGVRVEYQEIIENTDLSPRLGLAWDVTGDARTKVYANAGRFIERVYDRYLEWGSQPGGDYSIVYAPEGPLADGEGIPVGTFGYRILGDNPTPYADVWSIGFERLLGRDYRVGAAYTDKKLENQLLTYYTAEGTADWYEFEANGEGSYQGVDLTFSKSFSDNWQALASYTWSESKGMGSFLGTFYGPTQIPPSSALEDSDRTNVFKVSGSWSLPLGFLISGTYQYASGRPYSIEGYNVDNEPIYIGGRNSQRMPDVQSLDMTFQWAVDIASSKLTLVLEGFNLTNHENVTEVSTGEVGHGTPTAFDVARTFQLGAKFDF, translated from the coding sequence ATGAGAAGATCGCCCAGAGTCGTTCGAGCCGCCATTCTCTCGGTGGTGATGGGACTGCTGCTCCTCGCCGCGGCCGGTGACGTGCGCGCCCAGGGCGACATCACCGGAGCGGTCGCGGTGGTCATCACCGACGAGCAGGGAGCCCCAGTTCCGGGAGTCTCGGTGACGTTGCACAGCGGTGCAATCACCCTCAACGGCACAACCGACGAGACGGGGAGGTATCGGTTCGCCCTGGTGCCCGCGGACGTGTACGAGCTCCGCGCCAATCTTCCGGGGTTCGCGCCGACCGGGCTGGACAACATCAACGTCGGCTTCGGCACGACCTACACGGCCGATCTCGTCCTGCGAGACGAGAAGTTTGCGGGCGAGGTCACCGTAACGGCCGCACCTCCGCAGATCGACACCGCCATCCCGACCACCAAGGACTCGCTGTCTGCCGAGTTCATCCAGGAGATCCCGCTCCGCGACCGCAACTTCGAGGAGATCGTCAATCTCATGCCGGGGGTCGCGGACGGCATGGTGCAGGGATCGAGAAACACCGCCACCGGATTCCGAATCGACGGGGCCAGCAACGTCGACCCCTACAACTCCGGAGTCGCCATCACGTTCAGCCAGAGCGCCATCGACCGCTTCGAGCTCGTGCCAAACGGCTTCGAGGCGCGGTACGGCGAGTTCTCGGGCGGCGTGGTCAACGTCACGACCCGCAGCGGAAGCAACGACTTCACGGGTCACCTCGGCTACTTCTACCGCGACGACAGCTTCGTGTCCGAGCCGCCGGGCGACTATCCGGGCCAGATCCACGACAAGGCCCCGGACACCCGTCACTTCCTCGAGGCTGCGGTCGGTGGGAAGATCACCCAGGACACCCTCCAGTACTTCGCCACCGTCGAGTACCGCAGATGGGAGGTCGGCGGAATCTACTCCGAGTCCACCGTCGACACGGATCGCTACCTCGGAAGCTTCAAGCTCAACTGGTTGCCGAGCGAAGACGATCGGTGGACCTTCTTCACGGCGCTCAACCTGGACGACACGAAGAACATCGTTCTCTCGACCCAGTTCGAGGCGCCGGAGTTCCAGGCCGACCGCACCGACGATCGCACCATGTTCTCGGTCCAGCAGAGCCACGTGTTCTCGGACAGCCTGTTCCTCGAGTCGCAGCTCACGTACCTCGGCTTCGACCAGGAGCAGGTGCGGGCCTATCCCGAAGCCCACGTGACGCTCTACCGCTTCACGCCGGCCGGCACCTTCACCAGTGGCAGGTACACGAGCGACTCTCTCCGTGATGTCAACCGCTTCCGGCTGCAGGAGACGCTGACCTGGTACGTCGGCGAGCACAACCCCAGCTTCGGCTTCGATGTCGGCCACCTGTCATCGGCGTTCGATCAGACGATCGGGCCCACCCGCTTCGACTTCCGGGAGACCGGATGGGACGCGGCGTACCACTACTTCTTCGACGACGTGCAGTACGAGGAGAGTGGTCTTGAAGGCGCCGCATACGCCCAGGACAGCTGGCGGGTGTCCGACCGGTTCGTGGTGGACTTCGGCGTGCGCGTGGAGTACCAGGAGATCATCGAGAACACCGACCTCTCCCCCCGTCTCGGTCTCGCATGGGACGTCACGGGCGACGCCAGGACCAAGGTCTACGCCAACGCCGGCCGCTTTATAGAGCGGGTGTACGACCGCTACCTCGAGTGGGGATCACAGCCGGGAGGGGACTACAGCATCGTCTACGCCCCTGAAGGGCCCCTCGCCGACGGCGAGGGCATTCCGGTGGGAACGTTTGGCTACCGGATTCTCGGCGACAACCCCACCCCCTATGCCGACGTCTGGTCGATCGGGTTTGAGCGCCTGCTCGGCCGGGATTACCGCGTCGGCGCCGCCTACACCGACAAGAAGCTCGAGAACCAGCTCCTGACGTACTACACCGCCGAGGGCACGGCGGACTGGTACGAGTTCGAGGCAAATGGCGAGGGATCGTACCAGGGGGTGGACCTGACGTTTTCGAAGTCGTTCTCCGACAACTGGCAGGCGCTGGCGAGCTACACCTGGTCGGAGTCGAAAGGCATGGGGAGCTTCCTGGGCACGTTCTACGGACCCACCCAGATCCCGCCCTCGAGCGCCCTCGAGGACTCGGATCGGACGAACGTGTTCAAGGTCTCCGGCTCGTGGAGCCTGCCGCTGGGGTTCTTGATCTCGGGGACCTACCAGTACGCGTCGGGTCGCCCCTACTCCATCGAGGGGTACAACGTCGACAACGAGCCCATCTACATCGGCGGCCGGAACTCTCAGCGCATGCCGGACGTCCAGTCGCTGGACATGACGTTCCAGTGGGCGGTCGACATCGCCTCCTCCAAGCTGACCCTCGTGTTGGAGGGCTTCAACCTCACCAACCACGAGAACGTGACCGAGGTCTCCACCGGCGAGGTCGGGCACGGCACGCCCACGGCGTTTGACGTCGCACGGACGTTCCAGCTCGGAGCCAAGTTCGATTTCTAG
- a CDS encoding type II toxin-antitoxin system prevent-host-death family antitoxin — protein MATVTTYTTARATLASLCDRVSESREPVIIRRRDKEDVALVSAAELESLIETAHLLRSPKNAERLLAALARAQRNELEPSTVADLRKQLGLDRETK, from the coding sequence ATGGCCACTGTGACCACATACACCACCGCTCGCGCGACGCTGGCATCCCTGTGCGACAGGGTGTCGGAGAGCCGCGAGCCGGTCATCATTCGGCGCCGCGACAAGGAAGACGTCGCCCTGGTTTCCGCCGCTGAGCTCGAGAGCCTCATCGAGACCGCACACCTCCTGCGCTCGCCCAAGAACGCCGAGCGCCTGTTGGCCGCGCTCGCTCGAGCTCAACGCAACGAGCTGGAACCGTCCACCGTGGCCGACCTGCGGAAGCAGCTGGGCCTTGACCGCGAAACGAAATAG